One Phocaeicola dorei genomic region harbors:
- a CDS encoding DUF6043 family protein, which produces MINFIERIKSYSKRKDAADMAIRAWISANEDVYANFCKRIDAVAKGDISVLMDMYLMMRDCVPPEALLMYNWLSDFANGKDVTAIMNQQWAGQYTETIAKCITNKRLWIGINVKTGTVELITSPKSGLLMIHSETPIEIWNHLPQELRSYLIGQLDMFMRNSKGCYLLSKLERKMVYQFLTYISQIVFLSHAVFIGGFMANLYDRVMEKKEDLAYCMYYFVVFDHGLSRMAKLLNRLLNSEEVDHGDMLLIKSCVTLLVNRSVEIGTETKADWENTVERCNPEIWKEVMFALRKVKGSRGNKKVIQSLDDILLGDKERIKQGIHLFLEENTENISLAYLLKSLVKSGKIKASTRYMTFHRAIEQFFQRHYGHDIPQKRYGEIKELILNSPQRGNSYTKAKRIIDRWTDYFINNG; this is translated from the coding sequence ATGATAAATTTCATAGAAAGGATAAAATCCTATTCCAAAAGGAAGGATGCGGCTGATATGGCTATCCGTGCATGGATATCAGCTAACGAAGACGTGTATGCCAACTTTTGTAAGCGCATAGATGCTGTGGCTAAAGGTGACATATCAGTTCTGATGGACATGTATCTGATGATGCGGGATTGCGTACCACCCGAAGCCTTATTGATGTATAACTGGCTCTCTGATTTTGCGAACGGCAAAGATGTAACAGCCATCATGAACCAACAATGGGCTGGCCAATATACCGAGACCATCGCCAAATGTATCACCAACAAGCGTTTGTGGATAGGCATCAATGTAAAAACGGGTACTGTAGAACTGATTACTTCTCCGAAATCAGGGCTGCTGATGATTCATTCTGAAACGCCTATTGAAATATGGAATCATCTGCCACAAGAGTTGAGGTCCTACTTGATTGGGCAATTAGATATGTTCATGAGAAACAGCAAAGGATGCTATCTGTTGAGCAAACTGGAAAGAAAAATGGTTTATCAGTTCCTGACCTATATCTCTCAAATTGTTTTCCTCTCTCATGCGGTATTCATTGGCGGGTTCATGGCTAACCTGTATGACCGTGTAATGGAAAAGAAAGAGGATTTGGCTTATTGCATGTATTATTTTGTAGTGTTTGACCATGGTCTGTCCCGTATGGCAAAGTTGCTTAATCGTCTGCTGAACAGTGAAGAGGTTGATCATGGCGATATGCTTTTGATAAAGTCATGTGTTACACTTCTTGTCAATAGAAGTGTAGAGATAGGTACAGAAACCAAAGCGGATTGGGAAAACACCGTTGAGAGGTGTAACCCAGAAATCTGGAAAGAAGTGATGTTCGCCTTACGAAAAGTAAAAGGCAGCCGTGGAAACAAGAAAGTGATACAGTCATTGGATGATATTCTTTTGGGCGACAAGGAACGTATCAAGCAGGGTATTCATTTGTTCCTTGAAGAGAATACCGAGAATATAAGCCTTGCATATTTATTGAAATCATTGGTAAAGTCCGGCAAGATAAAAGCATCCACAAGGTACATGACATTTCACCGTGCCATCGAACAATTCTTCCAACGACATTATGGGCACGATATACCGCAGAAGCGATACGGAGAAATCAAGGAACTCATTTTGAATTCGCCCCAAAGAGGAAACAGTTATACCAAGGCTAAACGAATAATAGACCGATGGACGGACTATTTTATCAATAACGGGTAG
- a CDS encoding virulence-associated E family protein codes for MEDDWKQKLATDSYGNLARSISNLRLIFTMDENLGQIRYNTFCQDDVCFSPLFRNVNGNKIDEESAGKIQDYLERTYRLRLTQNKVFEILKTTSSERSFNPVQDFITQEAWDGQPRIATTIIDYLGAEDIPLVREQTKLWFVAAVARVFNPGCKFDNVLTLPGPQGIGKSTFFKAISGRWFNDSFSFASGDKEKVETITNGWIIEISELNGLKRANDAEAAKAFLSRCSDYMRPAYGHKVVEFMRHNVFAATTNEMNFLQGDNGNRRWWIIPVKGNGHVSDWLESLQRSVPQLWAEAYTYYKQGMKLYLSPDMENEANEVQMQHSNILVDPIMEDIEMYLEREVPIQYASWMIPTRLAYQKGAYSEPNSTMTSLNMVCARQIIEELPNDLVRRNSSKYTSQYINRLMAMIPNWKRSEQEKVKGLHPAYCDKTGRTKYPWVRVDAPSEESCATLPRLPF; via the coding sequence ATGGAAGACGATTGGAAGCAGAAACTGGCGACTGACAGTTACGGGAATCTTGCACGTTCCATCAGCAATCTCCGACTCATTTTCACAATGGACGAGAATCTCGGTCAGATAAGGTACAATACCTTTTGTCAGGATGATGTGTGTTTCAGCCCTTTGTTCCGTAATGTCAACGGTAACAAGATTGATGAGGAATCTGCCGGAAAGATACAGGACTATCTGGAAAGGACATACAGATTACGTCTGACACAGAACAAAGTGTTTGAAATACTGAAGACCACTTCTTCGGAACGCAGTTTCAATCCCGTGCAGGATTTCATCACCCAAGAGGCATGGGACGGACAACCTCGGATAGCTACAACCATCATTGATTATTTGGGAGCGGAGGACATACCGCTTGTCAGAGAACAGACAAAGCTTTGGTTTGTGGCTGCGGTAGCACGGGTATTCAATCCTGGTTGCAAGTTCGATAACGTACTGACCTTACCCGGGCCACAAGGTATTGGGAAAAGCACCTTTTTCAAAGCCATCAGTGGAAGATGGTTCAACGACTCGTTCTCTTTTGCCAGTGGTGATAAGGAGAAAGTGGAAACCATAACCAATGGTTGGATTATAGAAATCAGTGAATTGAACGGTTTAAAACGGGCGAATGATGCGGAAGCAGCCAAAGCTTTTCTGAGCCGATGCAGCGACTATATGCGTCCGGCTTATGGGCATAAGGTGGTGGAGTTCATGCGGCACAATGTCTTTGCAGCGACTACTAATGAAATGAACTTTCTGCAAGGAGACAATGGAAACCGCCGATGGTGGATTATTCCGGTCAAAGGTAACGGTCATGTGTCAGATTGGTTGGAAAGTTTGCAGCGTTCCGTTCCTCAACTATGGGCAGAGGCATATACCTATTATAAGCAAGGAATGAAACTCTATTTGTCGCCGGACATGGAGAATGAGGCCAATGAGGTGCAGATGCAACATTCCAACATTCTTGTTGACCCCATTATGGAAGATATTGAAATGTATCTGGAACGTGAGGTTCCAATCCAATATGCAAGCTGGATGATTCCGACACGACTGGCTTATCAGAAAGGAGCCTACTCAGAGCCAAATTCCACAATGACCTCACTCAATATGGTTTGTGCCCGGCAAATTATAGAGGAACTGCCCAATGATTTGGTCAGACGAAATTCGTCCAAATACACTTCGCAATACATCAACCGCCTGATGGCCATGATTCCGAACTGGAAGCGAAGTGAACAGGAGAAGGTCAAGGGGCTGCATCCAGCCTACTGCGATAAGACGGGACGGACGAAATACCCATGGGTGAGGGTGGACGCTCCAAGTGAAGAGTCCTGCGCGACACTGCCAAGGTTGCCATTCTAA
- a CDS encoding plasmid mobilization protein, whose product MKKKKNISNEADEENDKKVIKRTLRLEARVTEQEYARAKELAKTCGLSMSNYVRRTALGQHPRQRLSEREVEALCSLTDARGDLIRIAAAVKSIQADKRAMYFSDTRFVEQWVRAATQLINRWSQIENYLTE is encoded by the coding sequence ATGAAGAAGAAAAAGAATATCAGCAATGAAGCTGACGAAGAAAATGACAAGAAAGTTATAAAGCGTACCCTGCGACTTGAAGCCAGAGTAACGGAACAGGAATACGCCAGAGCGAAAGAACTTGCCAAGACCTGCGGTTTATCCATGAGCAACTATGTGCGCCGCACTGCTTTAGGGCAGCATCCACGGCAACGGTTATCTGAGCGTGAGGTAGAAGCCTTATGCAGTCTGACGGATGCAAGGGGCGACCTTATCCGTATTGCGGCAGCAGTAAAGTCCATTCAAGCGGATAAACGTGCAATGTATTTCAGCGATACCCGGTTTGTGGAACAATGGGTGAGAGCTGCTACGCAACTAATCAACCGCTGGAGCCAAATAGAGAATTATCTTACCGAATAA
- a CDS encoding DUF3853 family protein produces the protein MEEKLNLNQLLQKPIAMMTGEELCFLITKSMENTEVATPQMASKGNYYGIEGIARVFGCSVPTANRIKKSGIIDKAITQIGRKIVVDADLALSLAKEAGGIHIKE, from the coding sequence ATGGAAGAAAAACTCAATCTCAACCAACTACTCCAAAAGCCCATCGCCATGATGACAGGCGAGGAGCTATGTTTTCTCATCACCAAAAGCATGGAGAACACAGAAGTAGCCACTCCCCAGATGGCATCCAAAGGCAACTACTATGGCATCGAAGGAATCGCCCGTGTATTCGGTTGTAGCGTACCCACCGCAAACCGCATCAAGAAAAGCGGAATCATAGACAAGGCCATCACGCAGATAGGACGCAAGATAGTGGTGGATGCAGACCTTGCGCTGTCTTTGGCAAAAGAAGCAGGTGGCATTCATATAAAGGAGTAG
- a CDS encoding bifunctional riboflavin kinase/FAD synthetase codes for MEIISDINHQALPPSVATIGFFDGVHRGHRFLINQVKEVADKDGLYSALVTFPMHPRQVIQTTYHPQLLSSPKEKLELLETTQVDYCLLLPFTQELSLLSAREFMQLLRNKFNIHTLVIGYDHRFGHNRSESFEDYCRYGEELNIYMVRARAYTDGEDKISSSVIRQLLKEGKVSQAAQFLGYNYYLDGTVVDGYKVGRKIGFPTANLQVDCSDKLIPSEGVYAVYVYVEGKKWAGMLNIGHRPTINNGNNVSIEVNILNFSEDIYHKEMRIEFVKYLRPEEKYGTIDELIAQMHKDREKTAKILL; via the coding sequence ATGGAAATAATATCAGATATAAACCATCAAGCATTACCCCCTTCAGTTGCCACTATCGGCTTCTTTGACGGGGTGCATCGTGGACACCGCTTTCTTATCAATCAAGTAAAAGAGGTCGCAGACAAGGATGGATTATATTCTGCATTGGTCACTTTTCCTATGCATCCCAGACAAGTGATACAAACCACTTATCATCCACAACTGCTCTCTTCACCCAAGGAGAAACTTGAGTTACTGGAAACAACGCAAGTAGATTACTGCCTCCTTCTTCCTTTTACACAAGAACTTTCGCTGCTTTCGGCCCGGGAATTCATGCAGTTACTACGTAACAAATTCAATATTCACACCTTAGTTATAGGCTATGACCATCGTTTCGGCCACAACCGCAGTGAAAGTTTTGAAGATTATTGCCGTTATGGCGAGGAATTAAATATATATATGGTACGCGCGCGAGCTTATACAGACGGAGAGGATAAAATCAGCTCCTCAGTCATCCGTCAGCTGTTAAAAGAAGGCAAAGTAAGTCAGGCTGCCCAATTTCTAGGGTACAACTATTATCTGGATGGAACGGTGGTAGATGGCTACAAAGTAGGCAGAAAAATAGGGTTCCCCACAGCTAACTTGCAAGTGGATTGTAGCGACAAATTAATTCCCTCGGAAGGTGTTTATGCAGTATACGTGTATGTGGAGGGGAAAAAATGGGCAGGAATGTTGAACATAGGACACCGCCCTACTATCAATAATGGCAACAATGTAAGTATCGAGGTAAACATCCTCAATTTCTCGGAGGATATCTACCACAAAGAAATGCGCATAGAGTTCGTAAAGTATCTTCGCCCTGAAGAAAAATATGGCACAATAGACGAGCTCATTGCCCAAATGCACAAAGACAGGGAGAAAACCGCTAAAATTCTTCTTTAA
- a CDS encoding tyrosine-type recombinase/integrase produces MEKLTKSMPLFKERNCSVSIVLDLRTRRKNACEFPLSLRFTIDRKFFYLTIGSSFTEKKFSDICNATKCKSENYKLQKEWKETFVPKYKEVLSNLNKGGILTFEMVRQRIIGEDVVLSEEKTTKSQSFISIWEQVINGFKTDDDGARFTTAESYECALKSFRKILGANTIMGFCISAAEIQKWKEGMHNGVKDENGAIVGKISDTTAGIYLRCCRAVWNRCVHEGFLKDVPYPFSNKKEKGLVSIPKSAKRKQSFLNVSQMTELYNLFVSKKYPEHWTKEYTQRAHYSLGLFLAQYLCNGFNMADAGRLTYNSYYYQTKGRAFRFNRKKTSRRSADGSEVIVPIITPLQYILDEIAAPPTRDGLVFPEILKGAETEELRRKYTMQENSNVKDRVIKICHEVLHWDESICPSGTWCRHSFATNLHNAGVDMDYISESMGHASSDHAITQIYIEHYPLDIQMQNNSKLLNLDNTSERDALLAKLASMSTEELLKLFRQP; encoded by the coding sequence ATGGAAAAACTGACAAAATCCATGCCCCTTTTTAAAGAACGAAATTGTTCTGTCTCTATCGTGTTGGATTTACGTACTCGCAGGAAGAATGCGTGCGAGTTTCCATTATCTCTTCGTTTCACGATAGACCGCAAATTCTTTTATCTGACAATCGGAAGTTCTTTTACTGAGAAAAAGTTTTCGGACATCTGCAATGCGACTAAATGCAAGAGCGAAAACTACAAGCTTCAAAAAGAGTGGAAAGAGACCTTTGTCCCCAAATACAAGGAAGTTTTGAGTAATCTGAACAAGGGTGGCATTCTAACATTTGAGATGGTGCGCCAACGTATTATAGGTGAGGATGTGGTACTATCTGAAGAGAAAACAACCAAATCACAATCGTTTATCAGTATATGGGAACAAGTCATCAATGGTTTCAAAACAGATGATGATGGAGCACGTTTTACCACGGCTGAAAGTTATGAATGTGCGCTCAAATCATTCAGGAAAATACTTGGAGCAAATACAATTATGGGATTTTGCATCAGTGCGGCAGAAATCCAGAAATGGAAAGAGGGGATGCACAATGGGGTAAAAGACGAAAATGGTGCAATTGTTGGTAAAATCAGCGACACTACGGCCGGTATCTATTTGCGTTGTTGTCGTGCCGTATGGAATCGGTGCGTACATGAAGGCTTCCTTAAAGATGTTCCTTATCCTTTCTCCAACAAGAAAGAAAAAGGGCTTGTAAGTATTCCCAAGAGTGCAAAGCGTAAGCAGAGCTTCTTGAATGTTAGTCAGATGACAGAACTTTATAACCTTTTTGTCTCAAAGAAATATCCCGAACACTGGACGAAAGAATATACACAACGTGCACATTATTCATTAGGGCTTTTCCTTGCCCAATACCTTTGCAACGGTTTCAATATGGCTGATGCAGGTCGCTTGACCTATAATAGTTATTATTACCAGACAAAGGGCAGGGCTTTCCGTTTCAACCGAAAGAAAACTTCCCGAAGAAGCGCTGACGGTTCAGAGGTAATAGTTCCCATCATTACTCCTTTACAATATATATTGGACGAAATAGCCGCACCACCTACCAGGGATGGGCTAGTATTTCCAGAGATATTGAAAGGTGCAGAGACAGAAGAGTTACGCCGTAAGTACACCATGCAAGAAAATTCCAACGTAAAAGACCGCGTTATCAAGATTTGTCACGAGGTACTGCATTGGGACGAATCCATCTGTCCGTCAGGTACATGGTGCCGACACTCGTTTGCAACCAACCTGCATAATGCTGGAGTGGATATGGATTATATCTCTGAAAGCATGGGGCACGCTTCTTCTGACCATGCCATTACGCAAATCTACATTGAGCATTATCCTCTCGACATACAGATGCAGAACAATTCAAAACTGCTAAACTTGGATAACACTTCTGAAAGGGATGCTCTATTGGCAAAGTTGGCAAGCATGTCCACAGAAGAACTGCTCAAATTATTCAGACAACCTTAA
- a CDS encoding HAD family hydrolase — translation MDSKIKNVVFDLGGVLINLDFDNCLNAFRKAGFQDIEKQVCQFKGKGFFSLFELGEISPEEFRSAIRKEASESLTDRKIDDMWNLMLLDIPREKLDLLLELREHYMVYLLSNTNRIHWEYACEQMFSYRGFRVNDFFEDTFLSFEMHKAKPEKNIYEQMMKEANILPEETFFIDDSEANCQAAMSLGIQSHHYHIGENLSSLFE, via the coding sequence ATGGACAGTAAGATTAAAAATGTCGTTTTTGATTTAGGAGGAGTATTAATAAATCTGGATTTTGACAATTGCCTGAATGCTTTTCGCAAAGCAGGATTCCAAGATATCGAGAAACAGGTATGCCAGTTCAAGGGGAAAGGTTTCTTTTCCCTATTTGAATTAGGTGAGATCAGTCCGGAAGAATTCCGGTCAGCCATTCGCAAGGAGGCCAGCGAATCGCTGACCGATCGTAAAATTGATGATATGTGGAACCTGATGCTACTTGATATTCCTCGTGAGAAGCTGGACTTATTACTAGAATTGCGCGAACACTATATGGTTTATCTGCTTAGTAATACTAATCGGATACATTGGGAGTATGCCTGCGAGCAGATGTTCAGTTATCGAGGTTTCCGCGTAAATGATTTTTTTGAAGATACTTTTCTGTCTTTCGAGATGCATAAAGCCAAGCCTGAAAAAAACATTTATGAGCAAATGATGAAAGAGGCAAACATCCTGCCTGAAGAAACGTTCTTTATAGACGACTCGGAAGCTAATTGCCAGGCAGCTATGTCACTTGGTATACAATCCCATCACTATCATATTGGAGAAAATTTAAGTTCACTTTTTGAATAA
- a CDS encoding DUF3836 domain-containing protein has protein sequence MKKSVFKSGLVAAITVVMMSCTTTANAQTGNTKYIYGQDDTNTTVYTLNEDGKTLTRKLKYEYKHDENGQVIEKKAYRWDAYRELWKPAYLLTVTPGAYETKLNYAEWNVKESTFNNNKQQSIYREDSNINLLADTQDKK, from the coding sequence ATGAAAAAGTCAGTATTTAAATCAGGTTTAGTAGCAGCAATCACAGTAGTAATGATGAGTTGTACAACAACAGCAAACGCACAAACAGGAAACACGAAGTACATCTACGGTCAAGACGACACAAACACAACAGTGTATACACTGAATGAAGACGGCAAAACATTGACACGCAAATTGAAGTATGAGTACAAACACGATGAAAATGGTCAGGTAATTGAGAAAAAAGCCTATCGCTGGGATGCTTATCGGGAACTGTGGAAACCGGCTTATTTACTTACAGTAACTCCCGGAGCGTATGAAACCAAACTCAACTATGCCGAATGGAACGTCAAGGAAAGCACCTTCAACAACAACAAACAACAAAGTATTTACCGTGAAGACAGCAACATAAATTTGCTGGCCGACACACAAGACAAGAAATAA
- a CDS encoding calcium-translocating P-type ATPase, PMCA-type, protein MAQKKQETALTGLSDKEVLISREKHGTNLLTPPKRPSMWKLYLEKFRDPVIRILLVAAFFSLVISIIENEYAETIGIFFAIFLATGIGFYFEYDANKKFDLLNAVGEETPVTVIRNGKVREIPRKEIVVGDIVVLNTGEEIPADGILLEAISLQVNESNLTGELMVNKTINEELFDEETTYPSNEVMRGTTVVDGHGIMKVERVGDSTEIGKVARQATEQSEEETPLNIQLTKLAGFIGKIGFTIATLTFIVFTAKDLYSYLNVNEITDWHGWMAIARIVLKYFMMAVTLIVVAVPEGLPMSVTLSLALNMRRMLKTNNLVRKMHACETMGAITVICTDKTGTLTQNLMQVHEAKLDATKADLIAEGISANSTAFLEETGESKKPSGVGNPTEIALLLWLNEQGKNYLELRENAKVINQLTFSTERKYMATLVDSPIQQKKVLYIKGAPEIVMGKCNLSPEELTHYNADLLAYQNKAMRTLGLAYKFIPENSGNDCAELVNEGNMIFLGIVAISDPIRPDVPEAVQKCQSAGIGVKIVTGDTPGTATEIARQIGLWKPEDTDRNRITGVEFAALSDEEALDRVLDLKVMSRARPMDKQRLVQLLQQKGAVVAVTGDGTNDAPALNHAQVGLSMGTGTSVAKEASDITLLDDSFHSIATAVMWGRSLYKNIQRFIVFQLTINVVALASVLLGAFFGTELPLTVTQMLWVNLIMDTFAAMALASIPPSADVMNEKPRKTDDFIITKVMRKNILGVGFCFLAILMTLIVIIKQMPADLVGQALTQFFTIFVMLQFWNLFNASVFGTNHSVFKDSRHALGMLSVAIIILVGQILIVEFGGKVFRTEPMDFITWIYIIAGTSFVLWIGEIHRWIKRIQKKN, encoded by the coding sequence ATGGCACAAAAAAAACAGGAAACAGCCCTAACAGGGCTTTCGGACAAAGAAGTCCTTATCAGTAGGGAGAAACATGGGACTAACCTCCTGACACCTCCCAAACGTCCCTCCATGTGGAAACTTTATCTGGAAAAGTTCCGCGACCCGGTTATACGTATTCTTTTAGTCGCAGCATTCTTTTCTTTAGTGATTTCCATTATTGAAAATGAGTATGCGGAAACAATCGGTATTTTCTTTGCTATCTTTCTGGCAACTGGTATCGGATTCTACTTTGAATACGACGCAAACAAGAAGTTCGACTTACTGAATGCTGTAGGTGAAGAAACACCAGTCACAGTTATCAGAAATGGGAAAGTACGGGAAATTCCTCGTAAAGAGATTGTAGTGGGTGATATTGTAGTGCTGAATACAGGTGAAGAGATCCCTGCCGACGGAATCTTGCTGGAAGCTATTTCCCTGCAAGTGAATGAATCCAATTTGACAGGAGAATTGATGGTCAACAAAACTATCAATGAAGAACTATTTGATGAAGAGACCACTTACCCCAGCAATGAGGTGATGCGTGGCACCACAGTGGTTGACGGACATGGAATAATGAAGGTAGAACGTGTGGGAGATTCCACCGAAATAGGAAAAGTAGCACGTCAGGCTACCGAACAAAGTGAAGAAGAAACTCCATTGAATATCCAATTAACCAAATTGGCCGGTTTCATCGGAAAAATTGGTTTTACTATCGCCACGCTCACCTTTATTGTTTTTACAGCAAAAGATCTTTACTCCTACCTCAACGTAAATGAAATAACTGACTGGCATGGGTGGATGGCAATTGCCCGCATTGTACTGAAATACTTCATGATGGCTGTCACTTTAATTGTAGTAGCCGTTCCTGAAGGCTTACCGATGAGTGTCACTTTAAGTCTTGCACTGAATATGCGCCGTATGCTGAAAACCAATAACCTGGTACGTAAAATGCATGCTTGCGAAACAATGGGTGCCATTACTGTGATTTGTACCGACAAGACAGGTACATTGACACAAAACCTGATGCAGGTACATGAAGCGAAGCTTGATGCTACCAAAGCAGATTTAATAGCCGAAGGTATCAGTGCCAACTCTACAGCTTTCCTTGAAGAAACAGGAGAAAGCAAAAAACCATCCGGAGTGGGTAACCCTACTGAAATAGCCTTATTGCTTTGGCTAAATGAACAAGGCAAGAACTATTTGGAACTACGTGAAAATGCAAAAGTAATCAATCAACTTACTTTCTCTACAGAACGTAAGTACATGGCTACATTAGTAGATTCACCTATTCAACAGAAAAAGGTACTCTATATAAAAGGAGCTCCCGAAATTGTAATGGGAAAATGTAACCTCTCTCCTGAGGAACTGACTCATTACAATGCCGATTTGCTGGCCTACCAGAACAAGGCAATGCGTACCTTAGGGTTGGCTTACAAATTTATTCCTGAAAACTCCGGCAATGATTGTGCCGAGCTTGTCAATGAAGGAAATATGATTTTCCTAGGTATCGTAGCTATTAGCGACCCTATTCGTCCAGATGTACCGGAAGCCGTACAAAAATGTCAATCGGCAGGTATTGGTGTGAAAATTGTTACAGGAGACACTCCGGGAACAGCTACTGAAATTGCTCGCCAAATAGGGCTATGGAAACCTGAAGATACAGACCGGAACCGCATAACAGGGGTAGAATTCGCCGCATTAAGCGATGAAGAAGCTTTGGACCGCGTACTTGACTTGAAAGTTATGAGTCGTGCACGTCCTATGGACAAGCAACGTTTGGTCCAACTATTGCAACAAAAAGGAGCCGTAGTAGCAGTAACCGGAGACGGAACAAACGATGCCCCGGCACTGAATCATGCTCAAGTAGGTCTTTCCATGGGAACCGGTACATCAGTGGCCAAAGAAGCAAGTGATATCACCCTACTGGATGACTCGTTCCATAGTATTGCCACCGCAGTAATGTGGGGACGCTCTCTTTATAAAAACATTCAGCGCTTCATCGTATTCCAGCTGACTATCAACGTGGTCGCTTTAGCCAGTGTTTTATTAGGAGCTTTCTTTGGTACAGAACTACCATTAACAGTAACACAGATGCTTTGGGTAAATCTTATCATGGATACTTTTGCCGCCATGGCTTTGGCATCTATCCCCCCCAGTGCCGATGTCATGAATGAAAAGCCACGCAAGACCGACGACTTCATCATCACTAAGGTCATGCGCAAAAATATACTAGGCGTAGGCTTCTGTTTCCTTGCTATACTGATGACATTAATTGTCATTATCAAACAGATGCCAGCAGATTTAGTAGGACAAGCTTTAACACAATTTTTCACAATCTTCGTGATGCTACAATTCTGGAATCTGTTCAACGCCAGTGTTTTCGGGACCAACCATTCTGTATTTAAGGATTCCCGTCATGCATTGGGTATGCTGAGTGTAGCTATCATTATTTTGGTCGGACAAATTCTGATTGTCGAATTCGGAGGTAAAGTATTCCGTACCGAACCTATGGATTTTATTACTTGGATTTATATTATCGCAGGAACGTCATTCGTATTGTGGATTGGTGAAATTCACCGTTGGATAAAACGAATACAGAAGAAAAACTAA
- a CDS encoding relaxase/mobilization nuclease domain-containing protein, which translates to MIAKASTIPHGANAIRYSVNKDRADTVKANLLPDDISPEAMYGRMMLVQKMFAEKINKGRPLGRNVIRIEISPAEEESRNWKMDDWVHLANEFIHVFDSIDLSEKTKRASSKQTNLKGSQYIVALHRDSKSGILHLHIDANRVDMDGKINDSHKIGKRAVMAANIINEKRGWVQSEEIGIQHRQEITNYCMKILREMDKFSWQQYAMELTKRGYKVHLQEDDKGKVYGYSIKRGSSNYKSSVLGVGRNLTPSKIEATWAKLYQQERKSESTKSIPQQIRSADITFISQPVIKHYDIATDEYHSYHVDIPEAADNIIQQECSLEEAHPLAKIEEIQHTALLLFAGYLDAATSMAVSSGGGGSDTGGWGRDKDEDGLKWARRCARMANSMCKRRRGLHR; encoded by the coding sequence ATGATAGCAAAAGCCAGTACCATACCGCATGGCGCAAATGCCATAAGGTATTCCGTCAATAAAGACAGAGCGGATACAGTCAAAGCCAACCTGTTGCCCGATGACATTTCACCGGAAGCGATGTACGGTCGGATGATGCTCGTGCAGAAGATGTTTGCCGAGAAAATCAACAAGGGCAGACCTCTTGGCAGGAACGTGATAAGAATTGAGATTTCCCCAGCCGAGGAAGAAAGCCGGAACTGGAAGATGGATGATTGGGTACATTTAGCAAACGAGTTCATCCATGTATTTGACTCCATAGACCTTTCCGAGAAGACCAAGCGAGCATCATCAAAACAGACAAACCTCAAAGGTTCGCAGTACATCGTTGCCTTGCATCGGGATTCCAAAAGTGGTATACTCCATCTGCACATTGATGCCAACCGTGTGGACATGGATGGCAAAATCAACGATAGTCATAAGATTGGTAAGAGGGCTGTCATGGCTGCGAATATCATCAACGAAAAGCGTGGTTGGGTACAGTCTGAAGAAATCGGCATACAGCACAGACAGGAAATCACAAATTACTGCATGAAGATACTCCGTGAGATGGATAAGTTCAGTTGGCAACAATATGCAATGGAACTGACAAAACGAGGCTATAAAGTGCATCTACAAGAAGATGATAAAGGCAAGGTTTATGGTTATTCCATCAAACGTGGCAGCTCCAATTATAAGTCATCCGTGTTGGGTGTCGGTCGAAACTTGACTCCATCAAAGATTGAGGCTACTTGGGCAAAACTGTATCAGCAGGAAAGGAAGTCTGAGTCAACAAAATCTATTCCTCAACAAATACGGTCAGCAGATATTACTTTTATTTCACAGCCTGTTATAAAGCATTACGATATTGCGACAGACGAATATCACAGTTATCATGTGGATATTCCCGAAGCCGCTGACAATATTATCCAGCAGGAGTGTTCTTTGGAGGAAGCTCATCCGTTGGCCAAGATTGAAGAGATACAACACACGGCTCTTTTACTCTTTGCCGGGTATTTGGATGCAGCCACAAGCATGGCGGTTTCAAGTGGCGGTGGCGGTTCTGATACAGGAGGCTGGGGAAGAGACAAGGACGAAGACGGACTTAAATGGGCACGCCGCTGCGCACGAATGGCAAACAGCATGTGCAAACGCAGGAGAGGACTTCACAGATAA